The following are encoded together in the Bacillus sp. NP157 genome:
- a CDS encoding ATP-binding cassette domain-containing protein yields MTDDAIVRVRGLTTVLNGKTIFDALDLDIPRGKVTAIMGPSGTGKTTLLKHITGQMRGDAGTVEVDGQNVPTLSREKLFELRERIGYLFQNSALLTDFDVFENVAFPLRQHTKLPEELIRNIVLNKLQAVGLRGAARLEPTELSGGMARRVALARAIVFDPALILYDEPFVGLDPIALNQVLLLIRTLNETLGITSILVAHELAAVQKVADHVYLIANGKVVAQGAPDKLASDGSPWTAQFFGGEPDGPVPFQYPAGDYATALGFPGGKA; encoded by the coding sequence ACGGTCCTCAACGGCAAGACCATCTTCGACGCACTGGACCTCGACATCCCGCGCGGCAAGGTCACGGCCATCATGGGGCCCAGCGGCACCGGCAAGACCACCCTGCTCAAGCACATCACCGGGCAGATGCGCGGCGATGCCGGCACCGTCGAGGTCGACGGCCAGAACGTGCCCACGCTGTCGCGCGAGAAGCTGTTCGAGCTGCGCGAACGGATCGGCTACCTGTTCCAGAATTCCGCCCTGCTGACCGACTTCGACGTGTTCGAGAACGTGGCGTTCCCGCTGCGCCAGCACACGAAGCTGCCGGAAGAGCTGATCCGCAACATCGTGCTGAACAAGCTGCAGGCCGTGGGCCTGCGTGGCGCCGCGCGGCTGGAGCCCACCGAGCTCTCCGGCGGCATGGCCCGCCGCGTCGCTCTGGCCCGCGCCATCGTGTTCGACCCGGCGCTGATCCTCTACGACGAGCCCTTCGTCGGCCTGGATCCGATCGCGTTGAACCAGGTGTTGCTGCTCATCCGCACGTTGAACGAAACGCTCGGCATCACCAGCATCCTCGTGGCGCACGAACTGGCCGCGGTGCAGAAGGTGGCCGACCACGTGTATCTCATCGCCAACGGCAAGGTCGTCGCCCAGGGCGCGCCCGACAAGCTGGCCAGCGACGGCTCGCCGTGGACGGCGCAGTTCTTCGGTGGCGAGCCCGATGGCCCGGTTCCGTTCCAGTACCCGGCCGGCGATTACGCCACGGCGCTGGGTTTCCCCGGAGGCAAGGCATGA
- the mlaE gene encoding lipid asymmetry maintenance ABC transporter permease subunit MlaE: protein MTTRDDNVVARSLAQIGACGLFLLTILAAIPRSMKHGRETLRQIWFVGAMSLTIVMTCGLFVGMVLGLQLYDVLSIFGGTSATGTVVAIAIYRELGPVVTALLFAGRAGTSVTAEIGLMRATDQLDAMEMMAVDPVAYVVAPRFLAGVVALPLLGIVFCAMGVFGGHLVGVTWLGIDNGTFWSNMTAAVDVHKDIIDGVLLKSIAFGIVVSLIAVFQGYTTPPTSEGVAYATTRTVVASSIAILALDFVLTSFLI from the coding sequence ATGACCACCCGGGACGACAACGTCGTCGCCCGCAGCCTGGCGCAGATCGGCGCCTGCGGGCTGTTCCTGCTGACCATCCTGGCGGCCATCCCGCGCAGCATGAAGCACGGCCGTGAAACGCTGCGGCAGATCTGGTTCGTCGGTGCGATGAGCCTCACCATCGTGATGACCTGCGGCCTGTTCGTGGGCATGGTGCTGGGCCTGCAGCTGTACGACGTGCTGTCGATCTTCGGCGGCACCTCGGCGACCGGCACGGTCGTCGCGATCGCGATCTACCGCGAACTGGGACCGGTGGTCACCGCACTGCTGTTCGCCGGCCGCGCCGGTACCTCGGTCACCGCCGAGATCGGCCTGATGCGCGCGACCGACCAGCTCGACGCCATGGAAATGATGGCGGTGGATCCGGTCGCTTACGTGGTCGCCCCGCGCTTCCTCGCCGGCGTGGTCGCTTTGCCGCTGCTGGGCATCGTGTTCTGCGCCATGGGCGTGTTCGGTGGCCACCTGGTCGGCGTGACCTGGCTGGGCATCGACAACGGCACCTTCTGGTCGAACATGACCGCCGCGGTGGACGTCCACAAGGACATCATCGACGGCGTCCTGCTCAAGTCCATCGCCTTTGGCATCGTGGTGTCGCTCATCGCGGTGTTCCAGGGCTACACCACGCCGCCCACCAGCGAAGGCGTGGCTTATGCCACGACCCGTACCGTGGTCGCATCGTCCATCGCCATCCTGGCGCTGGACTTCGTCCTCACCTCATTCCTGATCTGA
- the mlaD gene encoding outer membrane lipid asymmetry maintenance protein MlaD yields MTQRRSYAVGTGLFIVLGFAALAYLATQTTSVANQHGGSTYNVETRFANVGQLKVRAPVKVAGVRVGSVQSIELVPGKEEAKVTLAIDNAQKDIPDDSVATIYTSGLLGDQYIGLQFGHSKNPVKEGSELAFTRPAQQLEEMIGKFFGGGSAPDRLGGTFHVSGNFTNIGGLQPGAAVKMAGVPIGSVESVVVKPGSVEATVTLAIDKTYSQIPDDSAAAVFTSGLIGSQYVAIQPGGSPSFLADGDELVLTQSALQLEDLIGKFLVNGSPGDNKNGNGQGNAQGGAQPDNAGKK; encoded by the coding sequence GTGACCCAGAGACGTTCCTATGCCGTCGGCACCGGCCTGTTCATCGTGCTTGGTTTTGCCGCGCTGGCTTATCTCGCCACCCAGACCACCTCCGTCGCCAACCAGCACGGCGGTTCCACCTATAACGTGGAGACCCGCTTCGCCAACGTCGGCCAGCTCAAGGTCCGCGCCCCGGTGAAGGTCGCCGGCGTCCGCGTCGGCTCGGTGCAGTCGATCGAGCTGGTCCCGGGCAAGGAAGAGGCCAAGGTGACCCTGGCCATCGACAATGCCCAGAAAGACATCCCCGACGATTCGGTGGCCACGATCTACACCAGCGGCCTGCTGGGCGACCAGTACATCGGCCTGCAGTTCGGCCATTCGAAGAACCCGGTGAAGGAAGGCAGCGAGCTGGCGTTTACCCGCCCGGCCCAGCAGCTGGAAGAGATGATCGGCAAGTTCTTCGGCGGCGGCAGCGCCCCGGACCGCCTCGGTGGCACGTTCCATGTCAGCGGCAACTTCACCAATATCGGTGGCTTGCAGCCGGGCGCGGCCGTGAAGATGGCTGGCGTGCCGATCGGCAGCGTCGAGTCGGTGGTGGTCAAGCCGGGTTCGGTGGAAGCCACGGTGACCCTTGCGATCGACAAGACTTACTCCCAGATACCTGATGACTCGGCCGCTGCCGTATTCACAAGCGGTTTGATCGGTAGCCAGTATGTTGCGATCCAGCCCGGCGGCTCGCCGAGCTTCCTCGCCGACGGCGACGAGCTGGTGCTTACCCAGTCCGCGCTGCAGCTGGAAGACCTGATCGGCAAGTTCCTCGTGAACGGCTCGCCGGGCGACAACAAGAATGGCAACGGCCAGGGCAATGCCCAGGGCGGTGCCCAACCCGATAACGCCGGCAAGAAGTAA
- a CDS encoding ABC transporter substrate-binding protein, which yields MLRQLSLAIALAVGTVAAAPAFAQAAAPAAATQGMQPQQVVQQISDDLSKAIEGHQAELKNDKEKLIAVIDDTFLPHFDIDYASILVLGQNATKATPQQRERFAKAFYNSITHRYAEGLLNYTRGRVKVLPFSGDLNNKRTVVRTQVMLDDGKSVSVDYAFRKSQSGDWKAYDVIIEGISYITNYRNQVDAEIKKEGLDKLTADLEQKGSQAIDEMKQDAGGNAAGGAK from the coding sequence ATGTTGCGTCAGCTTTCCCTCGCCATTGCCCTTGCCGTCGGCACGGTCGCCGCCGCCCCGGCCTTCGCGCAGGCGGCAGCCCCGGCTGCGGCCACCCAGGGCATGCAGCCCCAGCAGGTTGTCCAGCAGATCTCCGATGACCTGTCCAAGGCCATCGAGGGTCACCAGGCCGAGCTGAAGAACGACAAGGAGAAGCTGATCGCCGTCATCGACGATACCTTCCTGCCGCACTTCGACATCGACTACGCCTCGATCCTTGTCCTGGGCCAGAACGCCACCAAGGCGACTCCGCAGCAGCGCGAGCGCTTCGCCAAGGCGTTCTACAACTCGATCACCCACCGCTATGCGGAAGGCCTGCTCAACTACACCCGTGGCCGCGTGAAGGTCCTGCCGTTCAGCGGCGACCTGAACAACAAGCGTACCGTGGTGCGTACCCAGGTCATGCTGGACGACGGCAAGTCGGTCTCGGTCGACTATGCGTTCCGCAAGAGCCAGAGCGGTGACTGGAAGGCGTACGACGTGATCATCGAGGGCATCTCGTACATCACGAACTATCGCAACCAGGTCGATGCCGAGATCAAGAAGGAAGGCCTCGACAAGCTGACCGCGGACCTGGAGCAGAAGGGTTCGCAGGCGATCGACGAGATGAAGCAGGATGCCGGCGGCAACGCGGCCGGTGGCGCTAAGTGA
- a CDS encoding STAS domain-containing protein, producing the protein MTQPAFQLADAPGALAVSGALTFATAAAALEAGRAQIDRLKPATLDLAGVTQADSAGLATVLALLAHARQAGGVLKVANAPRGLEALARVSGVDTLL; encoded by the coding sequence GTGACCCAGCCGGCTTTCCAGCTGGCCGATGCGCCGGGGGCCCTCGCGGTCTCCGGCGCGTTGACGTTTGCGACGGCGGCGGCTGCGCTTGAGGCGGGCCGTGCGCAGATTGACCGGCTGAAGCCGGCGACGCTGGATCTTGCCGGCGTGACGCAGGCCGACAGTGCCGGCCTCGCGACGGTGCTGGCCTTGCTGGCGCATGCCCGCCAGGCGGGCGGTGTCCTGAAGGTGGCCAACGCCCCCAGGGGCCTCGAAGCCCTGGCCCGCGTCTCTGGCGTCGACACGCTTCTCTAA